Proteins encoded in a region of the Malaciobacter mytili LMG 24559 genome:
- a CDS encoding MarR family winged helix-turn-helix transcriptional regulator: MQKTSLKSYGTRTDKAMKTVVRLDRVSYKIYNIMVNYLAEHNLTFNQFKVLEVLYHRGDLNVSAITKLTMSTPGNITVVIKNLKRDGWITSIKDPNDNRASILTITQKGEEIIQKVFPQHSINLKNCMEVLSDEELETLYELLDKVYKTN; encoded by the coding sequence ATGCAAAAAACAAGTTTAAAAAGTTATGGAACAAGAACAGATAAAGCTATGAAAACTGTTGTAAGACTTGATAGAGTAAGTTATAAAATCTATAACATAATGGTAAACTATTTAGCAGAACATAATCTAACTTTTAATCAATTTAAAGTTTTAGAAGTGCTTTATCATAGAGGTGATTTAAATGTAAGTGCAATTACAAAACTTACAATGAGTACACCAGGAAATATAACTGTAGTAATTAAAAATCTAAAAAGAGATGGTTGGATTACTTCAATTAAAGATCCAAATGATAATAGAGCTTCCATATTAACAATAACACAAAAAGGTGAAGAGATAATACAAAAGGTATTCCCTCAACACTCTATTAATCTAAAAAATTGTATGGAAGTTTTAAGTGATGAAGAACTAGAGACTTTATATGAATTATTGGATAAAGTTTATAAAACAAATTAA
- a CDS encoding YceI family protein, with the protein MTKFLKLGLASILASGALFAGTYNIDTSHSHVGFKVKHMMISNVKGQFDKFTGVFEYDEKTNTLKSLNGDIEVSSINTANEKRDGHLKSAELFNVEKFPKITFKLEKIDGDKAFGKLTMHGVTKDVELDFEDNGMVKDPWGNTRVGIALNGKINRKDYGITWNKVLEAGGVAVGETVKLEIELEGILAK; encoded by the coding sequence ATGACAAAATTTTTAAAATTAGGTTTAGCTTCTATTTTAGCTTCAGGTGCACTTTTTGCAGGAACATATAATATTGATACAAGTCATTCACATGTTGGATTTAAAGTAAAACATATGATGATTTCAAATGTAAAAGGTCAATTTGATAAATTTACAGGGGTTTTTGAATATGATGAAAAAACAAATACTTTGAAGAGTTTAAATGGGGATATTGAAGTTTCTTCAATAAATACAGCAAATGAAAAAAGAGATGGACATTTAAAATCAGCAGAGTTATTTAATGTTGAAAAATTTCCAAAAATAACTTTTAAATTAGAAAAAATTGATGGTGATAAAGCATTTGGTAAACTTACTATGCATGGTGTAACAAAGGATGTTGAACTTGATTTTGAAGATAATGGAATGGTGAAAGATCCTTGGGGGAATACAAGAGTTGGTATTGCTTTAAATGGTAAAATAAATAGAAAAGATTATGGAATTACTTGGAATAAAGTTTTAGAAGCTGGTGGAGTTGCAGTTGGTGAAACTGTTAAATTAGAAATAGAGCTAGAAGGTATTTTAGCTAAATAA
- a CDS encoding DODA-type extradiol aromatic ring-opening family dioxygenase, with protein MFPSLFISHGAPNTILKDSKTKINLQNLAKSLDKPKYILIISAHWTTKNLEIISSNANKIMYDFYGFEEELYNYKYKLSSNKEITNEVLEKLTDLNIYKSSKDSYDHGVWTILAMMYKKLDVPVINLSLPLNFTIQELFNLGKKLRVLKDEALLIFSGSITHNLLDIYPKYHVNVKPYAYNFDKKIEELLKNGQIQTLLEFKNIENFNINHPTIEHFLPLIIALGTTNDYKAQAFNEEFIYSNISMKSYIFKG; from the coding sequence ATGTTTCCTTCCCTATTTATTTCTCACGGTGCTCCAAATACTATTTTAAAAGATTCAAAAACAAAAATAAATTTACAAAATTTAGCAAAAAGTTTAGATAAACCAAAATATATTTTAATAATTTCTGCCCATTGGACTACAAAAAATTTGGAGATAATTAGTTCAAATGCAAATAAAATAATGTATGATTTTTATGGATTTGAAGAAGAGTTATATAACTATAAATATAAACTTTCAAGTAATAAAGAAATAACAAATGAAGTTTTAGAAAAATTAACAGATTTAAATATATATAAAAGTAGTAAAGATAGTTATGATCATGGTGTTTGGACTATATTGGCAATGATGTATAAAAAGCTTGATGTTCCTGTTATAAATCTTAGTTTACCTTTAAATTTTACTATACAAGAGCTTTTTAATTTAGGAAAGAAGTTAAGAGTTTTAAAAGATGAAGCTTTATTAATATTTAGTGGTTCAATTACTCATAATTTATTAGATATTTACCCTAAATATCATGTAAATGTTAAGCCATATGCTTATAATTTTGATAAAAAAATAGAAGAATTATTAAAAAATGGTCAAATACAAACTCTTTTAGAGTTTAAAAATATAGAAAATTTTAATATAAATCATCCAACAATTGAGCATTTTTTACCTTTGATTATAGCATTAGGTACAACAAATGATTATAAGGCACAAGCTTTTAATGAAGAGTTTATTTACTCAAATATTTCAATGAAAAGCTATATTTTTAAAGGATAA
- a CDS encoding pirin family protein — protein sequence MLKKIPKDSMYLSNHGWLKSRFHFSFAEYRNINNVNFGVLRVLNDDIIEPVSGFDFHPHNNMEIITYVIDGELTHKDSMGNSEVLKRGEVQYLSAGDGIYHSEHNMHKSKNLRLLQIWIIPPQNSLPRLYGSCKYKQEERKDKFLKIVSSENGNSKIKIYQDINIFVNEMSKGTNSLFKLDNNRQIYFVQIEGSSSINEILLEEGDALEILDIEKIDIKAISNSHFLFIEMAKN from the coding sequence ATGTTAAAAAAAATACCAAAAGATAGTATGTATTTATCAAATCATGGTTGGCTAAAAAGTAGATTTCATTTTTCTTTTGCTGAATATAGAAATATAAATAATGTTAATTTTGGAGTTTTAAGAGTTTTAAATGATGATATTATTGAGCCTGTAAGTGGCTTTGATTTTCATCCTCATAATAATATGGAAATTATAACTTATGTTATTGATGGAGAATTAACTCATAAAGATTCTATGGGAAATAGTGAAGTACTAAAAAGAGGTGAAGTTCAATATTTAAGCGCTGGAGATGGTATTTATCACAGTGAACATAATATGCATAAATCAAAAAATTTAAGGCTTTTACAAATTTGGATTATACCTCCACAGAACTCTTTACCTAGACTTTATGGTTCTTGTAAATATAAACAAGAAGAAAGAAAAGATAAATTTTTAAAAATAGTATCCTCTGAAAATGGCAATAGTAAAATTAAAATATATCAAGATATTAATATTTTTGTAAATGAAATGTCAAAGGGTACTAACTCTTTATTTAAACTTGACAATAATAGACAAATATATTTTGTTCAAATTGAAGGAAGTTCAAGTATTAATGAAATTCTTTTAGAAGAAGGAGATGCTTTAGAAATTTTAGATATTGAAAAAATTGATATAAAAGCTATTAGCAACTCGCATTTTTTATTTATAGAAATGGCTAAAAATTAA
- a CDS encoding DMT family transporter has product MEKKFSLLGIFSLIFAMFIWASTFIGLKSAMEHYGPYTVIFGRMVFAALCFIFFIKQFLKYDFTKKDIGYILLLALFEPCLYFIFEAKALQLTTASQAGMITSLMPLLTSIAAIFILKELVSKQFIFGSFLAVFGAVWLSLEATSSLSAPNPMLGNFLEFLAMCCAAGYTIVAKHLTYKFSAIFLTAIQAFVGVIFFIPFAAYELSVTPFVFSLEGLLWTMYLGVFATLGGYALYNFALTKIDASKASIFINLIPVFTLILAYFILNERLTYVEIFASFIILFGVFISQVKIVIPKTIYKIFKAI; this is encoded by the coding sequence TTGGAAAAAAAATTTAGCTTATTAGGAATATTTTCATTGATTTTTGCAATGTTTATATGGGCAAGTACATTTATAGGATTAAAATCAGCTATGGAACACTATGGACCTTATACTGTAATATTTGGTAGAATGGTATTTGCTGCATTATGTTTTATATTTTTTATAAAACAGTTTTTAAAGTATGATTTTACAAAAAAAGATATTGGATATATTTTACTATTAGCTTTATTTGAGCCTTGTTTATATTTTATTTTTGAAGCAAAAGCTTTACAATTAACTACTGCTTCACAAGCGGGTATGATTACTTCTTTAATGCCTCTTCTCACTTCAATTGCAGCAATTTTTATTTTAAAAGAGTTAGTTTCAAAACAGTTTATTTTTGGGTCTTTTTTAGCAGTTTTTGGTGCAGTTTGGTTAAGTTTAGAAGCTACTTCTTCTCTTTCTGCTCCAAATCCTATGTTAGGAAATTTTTTAGAATTTCTTGCTATGTGTTGTGCGGCTGGATATACAATTGTAGCAAAACATTTAACATATAAATTTTCAGCTATATTTCTAACAGCAATTCAAGCTTTTGTGGGTGTGATTTTCTTTATTCCTTTTGCAGCTTATGAGTTAAGTGTTACACCTTTTGTTTTTAGTTTAGAAGGTCTTTTATGGACAATGTACCTTGGAGTTTTCGCAACATTGGGTGGATATGCTTTATATAACTTTGCTTTAACAAAAATTGATGCTTCAAAAGCTTCAATTTTTATAAACTTAATACCTGTATTTACTTTAATCTTGGCATATTTTATCTTAAATGAAAGATTAACTTATGTGGAGATATTTGCTTCATTTATTATACTTTTTGGAGTGTTTATTTCTCAAGTAAAAATAGTTATACCAAAAACAATATATAAAATTTTTAAAGCTATTTGA
- a CDS encoding YqaA family protein has product MVFLTLFFVAFISATLFPMGSEALLVYNINQGFNLFLLLFFATIGNTLGSLVNYFLGLKGEEYLENKKILNKEKIEKYKRFFDKYGSLSLFLSWMPIIGDPLTFIAGVLKYNIKKFIFIVLIAKFLRYLFLALTTLALI; this is encoded by the coding sequence ATGGTTTTTTTAACTCTTTTTTTTGTAGCATTTATTTCAGCCACACTTTTTCCTATGGGAAGTGAGGCTTTATTAGTTTATAATATAAATCAAGGATTTAATCTTTTTTTATTACTTTTTTTTGCCACAATAGGAAATACTTTAGGCTCATTAGTTAATTATTTTTTGGGTTTAAAAGGTGAAGAGTATTTGGAAAATAAAAAGATTTTAAATAAAGAAAAAATAGAAAAATATAAAAGATTTTTTGATAAATATGGAAGTTTATCTTTATTCTTATCTTGGATGCCTATAATTGGTGATCCTCTTACTTTTATTGCAGGAGTTTTAAAATATAATATTAAAAAGTTTATATTTATAGTTTTAATAGCCAAATTTTTAAGATATTTATTTTTAGCTCTTACAACACTTGCCTTAATTTAA
- a CDS encoding sensor histidine kinase, whose product MLKNNEKKILQIIKFAPIVFILFLSTLTTYLLILNNQTLCEEDIKKIEKEFINNQKEQIKTEVTKIYEYIVYEKNKSEERLKKQLKSRVNEAHNIATNIYKENKFKTKNEILKMIKDALREIRFNEGRGYYFIHDIKGNNLLYPLDIKLENKNYLNLKDTNGYYFVKTIVDVIKNKTETFDTYYWSKPTNEGERIYKKISFYKYFEPLNISISTGEYLEDFEKDLKKNILEYIDKINEKNKRYIFIFTHKGEIIIHKPTNSHLKVDNSKTTEKVNLLNEVIKIAKNKKGGFITYSDSLIYNTSLINYKTSYVKSFKEWEWIIGSGFYIKELEPLINKRKQQLYIDNKTYAINIIIISLLITIVLLIISFYISKKIEKRFTKYKEKIYKEINKNRKKDSLLAQQSKMASMGEMIGNIAHQWRQPLSLISTIASGMKMQKEFGLLDDKEFENNINNITKTTQHLSKTIDDFKNFFKPNKDKERFKAYNIIEKSLSLVSAQFKSRNIDIIKDIENIEIYGLENELIQVLINILNNARDELIKNDFEPKLIFICIKKENNQVKIKIKDNAGGVPIKFLDKIFEPYFTTKHQTQGTGIGLYMSQEIIVKHMSGNIEVENIEFMYEKQHFKGAQFTISLPF is encoded by the coding sequence ATGTTAAAAAATAATGAAAAAAAGATTTTACAAATTATAAAATTTGCTCCTATTGTATTTATACTTTTTCTATCTACACTTACAACCTATTTGCTTATTTTAAATAATCAAACTTTATGTGAAGAAGATATAAAAAAAATAGAAAAAGAGTTTATTAATAACCAAAAAGAGCAAATAAAAACTGAAGTTACAAAAATATATGAATATATAGTTTATGAAAAAAATAAAAGTGAAGAAAGACTAAAAAAACAATTAAAAAGCCGAGTTAATGAGGCACATAATATTGCTACAAATATATATAAAGAAAATAAATTTAAAACTAAAAATGAAATTTTAAAGATGATAAAAGATGCCCTAAGAGAGATTAGGTTCAATGAGGGAAGAGGGTACTATTTTATTCATGATATAAAGGGAAACAACCTTTTATACCCACTTGATATAAAACTTGAAAATAAAAACTACTTAAATTTAAAAGATACAAATGGATACTATTTTGTAAAAACTATTGTAGATGTAATAAAAAATAAAACAGAAACTTTTGATACTTATTATTGGAGTAAACCCACAAATGAGGGAGAAAGGATTTATAAAAAAATCTCTTTTTATAAATATTTTGAACCTTTAAATATCTCTATTAGTACAGGGGAATATTTAGAAGATTTTGAAAAAGATTTAAAGAAAAATATTTTAGAGTATATTGATAAAATAAATGAAAAAAATAAAAGATATATTTTTATTTTTACCCATAAAGGTGAGATAATTATCCATAAACCAACTAATTCACATCTAAAAGTTGATAATAGTAAAACTACTGAAAAAGTAAACCTTTTAAATGAAGTTATAAAAATTGCGAAAAATAAAAAAGGAGGTTTTATAACATATAGTGATAGTCTAATTTACAATACTTCATTAATAAATTATAAAACCTCTTATGTAAAAAGCTTTAAAGAGTGGGAATGGATTATTGGAAGTGGATTTTATATAAAAGAGTTAGAACCGCTAATAAATAAAAGAAAACAACAACTTTATATAGATAATAAAACCTATGCTATAAATATTATAATTATTAGTCTTTTAATAACTATTGTTTTATTAATTATCTCTTTTTATATTTCTAAAAAAATAGAAAAAAGATTTACAAAATACAAAGAAAAAATATATAAAGAGATAAATAAAAATAGAAAAAAAGATTCCCTATTAGCTCAACAATCAAAAATGGCATCTATGGGAGAAATGATTGGAAATATTGCACATCAATGGAGACAACCTTTATCTTTAATTTCCACAATTGCAAGTGGAATGAAAATGCAAAAAGAGTTTGGATTATTAGATGATAAAGAGTTTGAAAATAATATTAATAATATTACAAAAACTACGCAACATCTTTCAAAAACTATAGATGATTTTAAAAACTTTTTTAAACCAAATAAAGATAAAGAGAGATTTAAAGCCTATAACATTATAGAAAAAAGTTTATCTTTAGTTAGTGCACAGTTTAAATCTAGAAATATTGATATAATAAAAGATATTGAAAATATTGAGATTTATGGTTTAGAAAATGAACTTATTCAAGTATTAATCAATATTTTAAATAATGCAAGAGATGAACTAATAAAAAATGATTTTGAACCAAAACTTATTTTTATTTGCATAAAAAAAGAAAATAACCAAGTAAAAATTAAAATAAAAGATAATGCTGGTGGAGTACCTATAAAGTTCCTAGATAAAATATTTGAACCATATTTTACTACAAAACATCAAACTCAAGGAACAGGAATAGGGCTTTATATGAGTCAAGAAATTATTGTAAAACATATGAGTGGAAATATTGAAGTTGAAAATATAGAGTTTATGTATGAAAAACAACACTTTAAAGGGGCACAATTTACAATTTCTTTACCTTTTTAA
- a CDS encoding RluA family pseudouridine synthase: MPFILKKYDAIIGKKIQQFLLHDLKLGPKLSQKYIGKGRVFDEDFAPFKSSDIIKTNCIYIAQFEGHTRGLNPLIEFEDFALFDKPTNLMVHPISKKTPYSLLDEIRYHFGEDANLAHRIDAETSGLVIVGKTKKSEIELKEMFLEKKYKKSYLAIVQGKIEKSLTIDLKLQKEGKAIGVRMQAGEKGKESCTIVNPISYNEKKDLTLIEAIPLTGRQHQIRVHLYAIGHKILGDPIYGIEDEIAESYLNKTLADEKREEITGSYRLWLHAQYLEFNYKNIIYKLYSKNNEIKRAFYM, from the coding sequence GTGCCTTTTATTTTAAAAAAATATGATGCTATTATTGGCAAAAAAATACAACAATTCTTATTGCATGATTTAAAGTTAGGCCCTAAATTATCGCAAAAGTATATAGGAAAGGGAAGAGTATTTGATGAAGATTTTGCCCCTTTTAAAAGCAGTGATATAATTAAAACAAACTGTATATATATTGCCCAGTTTGAAGGTCATACAAGAGGACTTAATCCCTTAATTGAATTTGAAGATTTTGCCCTTTTTGATAAACCTACAAATTTAATGGTTCATCCAATTTCAAAAAAAACACCATACTCTTTACTTGATGAGATTCGTTATCATTTTGGAGAAGATGCAAATCTAGCCCATAGAATAGATGCAGAGACTTCAGGACTTGTAATAGTAGGAAAAACTAAAAAAAGTGAAATTGAACTAAAAGAGATGTTTTTAGAAAAAAAATATAAAAAGTCTTATTTAGCAATAGTTCAAGGCAAAATTGAAAAAAGTTTAACTATTGATTTAAAACTTCAAAAAGAAGGAAAAGCTATTGGAGTTAGAATGCAAGCAGGAGAAAAAGGTAAAGAATCTTGCACAATTGTAAATCCTATTTCATATAATGAAAAAAAAGACCTAACACTAATTGAAGCAATACCTCTTACAGGAAGACAACATCAAATAAGAGTTCATTTATATGCTATTGGACATAAAATTTTAGGAGATCCAATATATGGAATAGAAGATGAAATAGCTGAGAGCTATTTAAATAAAACTTTAGCAGATGAAAAAAGAGAAGAAATTACAGGAAGTTATAGACTTTGGTTGCATGCTCAATATTTGGAATTTAACTACAAAAATATTATTTATAAATTATATTCAAAAAATAATGAAATAAAAAGGGCATTTTACATGTAA
- the purB gene encoding adenylosuccinate lyase, with translation MVERYSREEMSSNWTMQAKYQAWLDVEKAVVKAWNKLGLIPDEDAKKIVENAGFSVERIDEIEAVTRHDLIAFTTSVAETLGDESRWFHYGMTSSDTVDTAVALQMRDSLKIIIEDVKMMMESIKKRAQEHKLTLMVGRSHGIHGEPITFGLVLAVWYDEMARHLENLEQTMKVICVGQISGAMGNFAHAPLELEELACAELGLAPAPASNQVIQRDRYARLASALGLLASSIEKFAVQVRHWQRTEVYECEEFFAKGQKGSSAMPHKRNPILTENITGLARIIRAYTIPAMENVALWHERDISHSSTERFWLPDAFITCDFMLHRMNNVIANLTVMPENMMKNLNLTGGLVFSQRVLLELPKAGVSREDAYKIVQRNAMKVWEGLQEGKPTTNEKGESLYLQYLLSDEELRNSLSEEQIRECFNFDYYTKNVDAIFNRVFNK, from the coding sequence ATGGTTGAAAGATATTCAAGAGAAGAGATGAGTTCTAATTGGACAATGCAAGCAAAATATCAAGCTTGGTTAGATGTGGAAAAAGCAGTAGTTAAAGCTTGGAATAAGTTAGGTCTAATTCCTGATGAGGATGCAAAGAAAATCGTAGAAAATGCTGGATTTTCTGTTGAAAGAATCGATGAAATTGAAGCAGTAACTAGACATGACTTAATTGCTTTTACTACAAGTGTAGCTGAGACTTTAGGTGATGAGTCAAGATGGTTTCATTATGGTATGACTTCTTCAGATACGGTTGATACAGCAGTTGCTTTACAAATGAGAGACTCTTTAAAAATCATTATTGAAGATGTAAAAATGATGATGGAATCAATTAAAAAAAGAGCACAAGAGCACAAACTTACTTTAATGGTAGGAAGAAGCCACGGAATTCATGGAGAACCTATTACTTTTGGTCTTGTACTTGCAGTATGGTATGATGAAATGGCTAGACATTTAGAAAACTTAGAACAAACTATGAAAGTAATTTGTGTTGGACAAATCTCTGGAGCAATGGGTAACTTTGCTCATGCACCTTTAGAACTTGAAGAACTTGCTTGTGCTGAATTAGGTCTTGCACCTGCACCTGCTTCAAATCAAGTTATTCAAAGAGATAGATATGCAAGACTTGCTTCGGCTTTAGGATTACTTGCTAGTTCTATTGAAAAATTTGCTGTTCAAGTTAGACATTGGCAAAGAACAGAAGTTTATGAATGTGAAGAGTTTTTTGCTAAAGGTCAAAAAGGATCTTCAGCTATGCCACATAAAAGAAATCCAATTTTAACAGAAAATATTACAGGTCTTGCTAGAATTATTAGAGCTTACACTATCCCTGCTATGGAAAATGTTGCTTTATGGCATGAAAGAGATATTTCACACTCATCAACAGAAAGATTTTGGTTACCTGATGCATTTATTACTTGTGATTTTATGTTACATAGAATGAATAATGTAATTGCTAATTTAACAGTTATGCCTGAAAATATGATGAAAAATTTAAATTTAACTGGTGGATTAGTATTTTCTCAAAGAGTACTATTAGAACTACCAAAAGCTGGTGTTAGTAGAGAAGATGCATATAAAATTGTACAAAGAAATGCTATGAAAGTTTGGGAAGGATTACAAGAGGGGAAACCAACTACAAATGAAAAAGGTGAATCTTTATATTTACAATACCTTTTATCTGATGAAGAATTAAGAAATTCTTTAAGCGAAGAGCAAATAAGAGAATGTTTTAATTTTGACTATTATACTAAAAATGTAGATGCAATTTTTAATAGAGTATTTAACAAATAA
- a CDS encoding ribonucleoside-diphosphate reductase subunit alpha, which translates to MAIMIQKRNGRKEVLDITKIQKMTIDATKDLDGVSQSELELDAQIKFVDGMSSSDIQDALIKTAVEKIDIDVPNWTFVAARLFLFDLYHRVGKATHGIKGEPYCHLKDYIKFGIDAGRLLPALGAGYDLDDLNKYIDPSRDYLFNYLGIKTLYDRYLIKNRKAEPIELPQHMFMAIAMFLAQDEKDKQEKAKEFYDVISKFEVMLATPTLSNARTNRHQLSSCYIGSSPDNIEGIFDGYKEMALLSKYGGGIGWDWNQIRALGGVIDDHKNAAGGTIPFLKITNDLAIAVDQLGTRKGAIAVYVEPWHMDIVDFIDLKKNSGEERRRAHDLFPALWISDLFMERILEDSHWTLFDPYEVKDLSELHGEEFKKRYMEYEQDDSITKDTMKAKDLWKKVLTSYFESGSPFLCFKDNANKANPNAHVGHIRSSNLCTEIFQNTNPNYYKIRLEFEDGTVETYEESDIIKVDAGQEKRANKVTALDSINGKRVFIVEKEKIDGDTAVCNLASINLSKIYTNEDIQRVVPTAIRMLDNVIDLNFYPLRKVKATNLKSRSIGLGVMGEAQMLAEQQIMFGSEQHFKKIDAIMEAISYNAIKSSSQLAVEKGVYPTFDGSNWSKGIMPHDHAPQAVNALINKDLFDSGYDWEALREQVKKDGMRNGYLMAIAPTSSISILVGTTQAIEPVYKRKWYEENLSGLIPVVVPRLSPETWQYYIPAYDVEQTDIIKAAAIRQKWIDQGQSTNIFMSLNKASGKYLHEIYTLAWKLGLKSTYYLRSQSPEANNDVEDRSMECAGCQ; encoded by the coding sequence ATGGCAATTATGATTCAAAAAAGAAATGGGAGAAAAGAGGTTTTAGATATTACTAAAATCCAAAAAATGACTATTGATGCAACTAAAGATTTAGATGGTGTAAGTCAGAGTGAATTGGAACTTGATGCGCAAATTAAATTTGTTGATGGAATGAGTTCTTCAGATATTCAAGATGCACTTATTAAAACTGCCGTTGAAAAAATTGATATTGATGTTCCTAACTGGACTTTTGTTGCTGCAAGACTCTTTTTATTTGATTTATATCATAGAGTAGGAAAAGCTACTCATGGTATAAAAGGTGAGCCATATTGTCATTTAAAAGATTATATAAAGTTTGGAATTGATGCAGGAAGATTACTTCCTGCTTTAGGTGCTGGATATGATTTAGATGATTTAAATAAATATATTGACCCAAGTAGGGATTATTTATTTAATTATCTAGGAATTAAAACTTTATATGATAGATATTTAATTAAAAATAGAAAAGCTGAGCCAATAGAACTTCCACAACATATGTTTATGGCTATTGCTATGTTCTTAGCTCAAGATGAAAAAGATAAACAAGAAAAAGCAAAAGAGTTTTATGATGTTATTTCAAAATTTGAAGTAATGTTAGCTACACCAACACTATCAAATGCAAGAACAAATAGACATCAACTTTCATCTTGTTATATCGGTTCGAGTCCTGATAATATTGAGGGAATTTTTGATGGATATAAAGAGATGGCACTATTATCTAAATATGGTGGTGGTATTGGTTGGGATTGGAACCAAATTAGAGCATTAGGTGGAGTTATTGATGACCATAAAAATGCTGCTGGAGGAACAATTCCATTTTTAAAAATTACAAATGACTTAGCAATTGCTGTTGATCAATTAGGTACTAGAAAAGGTGCAATTGCAGTATATGTTGAGCCTTGGCATATGGATATAGTTGATTTTATTGACTTAAAGAAAAATTCTGGTGAAGAAAGAAGAAGAGCACATGATTTATTCCCTGCTTTATGGATTTCAGATCTATTTATGGAAAGAATTTTAGAAGATTCTCATTGGACTTTATTTGATCCATATGAAGTAAAAGATTTATCAGAACTTCATGGAGAAGAGTTCAAAAAAAGATATATGGAATATGAGCAAGATGATAGTATTACAAAAGATACAATGAAAGCTAAAGATTTATGGAAAAAAGTTTTAACTTCATATTTTGAATCAGGAAGCCCTTTTTTGTGTTTTAAAGATAATGCAAATAAAGCAAATCCAAACGCACATGTGGGACATATTAGAAGTTCAAACTTATGTACAGAAATTTTCCAAAATACAAACCCTAATTATTATAAAATTAGATTAGAGTTTGAAGATGGTACTGTTGAAACATATGAAGAAAGTGATATTATCAAAGTTGATGCAGGACAAGAAAAAAGAGCTAATAAAGTTACGGCTTTAGATTCTATAAATGGTAAAAGAGTATTTATTGTAGAAAAAGAGAAAATTGATGGAGATACTGCTGTTTGTAATTTAGCTTCAATTAATTTATCTAAAATATATACTAATGAAGATATTCAAAGAGTTGTTCCAACTGCTATTAGAATGTTAGATAATGTAATTGATTTAAATTTTTATCCATTAAGAAAAGTAAAGGCAACTAACTTAAAATCAAGAAGTATTGGTCTTGGTGTTATGGGTGAAGCTCAAATGTTAGCTGAACAACAAATTATGTTTGGAAGTGAGCAACACTTTAAGAAAATTGATGCAATTATGGAAGCTATTTCATATAATGCAATTAAAAGTAGTAGCCAATTAGCAGTGGAAAAAGGAGTTTATCCTACTTTTGATGGTTCAAACTGGTCAAAAGGAATTATGCCTCATGACCATGCTCCACAGGCTGTAAATGCCCTAATAAATAAAGATTTATTTGATAGTGGATATGATTGGGAAGCATTAAGAGAGCAAGTTAAAAAAGATGGTATGAGAAATGGATACTTAATGGCGATTGCTCCAACTTCATCAATTTCTATTTTAGTGGGAACTACTCAAGCAATTGAGCCTGTATATAAAAGAAAATGGTATGAAGAGAACTTAAGCGGTCTTATCCCTGTAGTTGTTCCAAGATTAAGTCCTGAAACATGGCAGTATTATATTCCTGCTTATGATGTAGAGCAAACAGATATTATTAAAGCTGCTGCAATTAGACAAAAATGGATAGATCAAGGGCAAAGTACAAATATTTTTATGAGCTTAAATAAAGCAAGTGGAAAATATTTACATGAGATTTATACTTTAGCTTGGAAGTTAGGTTTAAAATCTACATATTACCTAAGAAGTCAATCTCCAGAAGCAAATAATGATGTTGAAGATAGAAGTATGGAGTGTGCAGGTTGTCAATAA